From the genome of Candidatus Sysuiplasma jiujiangense, one region includes:
- a CDS encoding ABC transporter permease, producing MRRNPGDMLIFILKRIGLMFFLLIGTTFIVFVLSHMMLPDPAVVWAGRHASHSEITAIVAEYHLNAPFYTQYYYYMKGILTGNWGTNTINGAPILPELLHYFPATLELVLASLLIMMAVGIPLGVIAASRQGKTADHIVRALYLSGWATPTFLGGVILVLIFGLYIRILPDTGMINPSLTPPPTITGMPVVDSLLALNFTDFVSSVRHLILPAVSLAFLNFGITTRMTRSSMLEVLSLDYIKAARSKGLAESVVLFKHVLRNALTSTVTVLALMTGSLLSGTVVIEEIFGWPGIGTFAYNSIVVSDFPAIIGVTIFFAAGVIIANLIADVLYAVLDPKVEWG from the coding sequence ATGAGGAGAAACCCGGGAGATATGCTGATTTTTATCCTGAAAAGGATAGGCCTGATGTTTTTTCTTCTGATAGGGACAACGTTTATTGTCTTCGTATTATCCCACATGATGCTCCCTGACCCGGCCGTTGTCTGGGCTGGAAGGCATGCGAGCCATTCCGAAATAACTGCTATCGTTGCTGAATACCACCTCAACGCTCCTTTCTACACACAGTATTACTACTACATGAAGGGAATTCTGACGGGTAACTGGGGAACAAATACAATCAATGGCGCCCCCATACTGCCTGAACTGTTGCATTATTTTCCGGCCACGCTGGAACTGGTCCTCGCCTCCCTTCTTATCATGATGGCCGTTGGCATTCCGCTGGGTGTGATTGCCGCGTCCAGACAGGGTAAAACCGCAGATCACATTGTGAGGGCACTATATCTCAGCGGCTGGGCGACACCGACATTTCTGGGAGGTGTAATACTCGTCCTGATATTCGGTCTTTACATCCGCATTCTACCCGACACGGGTATGATCAATCCTTCCCTGACCCCGCCGCCGACAATAACGGGAATGCCCGTTGTCGACAGTCTTCTTGCGCTGAATTTCACCGATTTCGTAAGTTCGGTCAGGCATCTCATTCTGCCGGCAGTATCGCTTGCATTTCTGAACTTCGGCATAACCACCAGAATGACGCGTTCTTCCATGCTGGAGGTCTTATCTCTCGATTATATCAAGGCTGCCCGCTCTAAAGGGCTTGCAGAATCGGTGGTGCTCTTTAAACATGTACTGCGCAATGCACTGACTTCCACCGTAACAGTTCTGGCGTTGATGACAGGTTCACTTCTTTCGGGCACGGTCGTCATTGAAGAGATTTTTGGCTGGCCGGGAATCGGGACGTTCGCATACAATTCAATTGTAGTGTCGGATTTTCCCGCAATTATCGGCGTTACAATTTTCTTTGCCGCCGGAGTAATAATCGCAAATCTGATCGCTGACGTTCTCTACGCTGTCCTCGATCCCAAGGTTGAATGGGGATAA